The stretch of DNA cttgctattgctaaacctgtttcttccaccattattaaagccttgttgaggcttttgttgatccttccatgagaaatttggatgatttctccatgagagattataggtgtttccatagggttcacccatgtaattcacctctaccattgcagggttctcaggataataagcttcttcttcagaagatgcttctttagtactgttggatgcattttgcaatctattcagactctgagaaatcatgttgacttgctgagtcaacattttgttctgagttaatatggcatttagagcatcaatttcaagaactcccttcttctgaggcgtcccattactcacaggatacctctcagaggtgtacataaattggttatttgcaaccatgtcaataagttcttgagcttctgcaggtgttttctttaggtgaatggattcacctacagaatggtccagtgacatcttagagaactcagatagaccatcatagaatatatccaagatggtctactctgaaagcatgccaaaaggacactttttggtcagctgcttgtatctttcccaaacttcataaagggattcaccatctttttgcctgaaggtctgaacatccactctaagcttgctcagcttttgaggaggaaagaacttggccaagaaggccgtgaccagcttatcctaagagtctaggctatctttaggttgtgagtccaaccatattctagacTGGAAAATCGGTGAACCGGTCACTTAGCCGGTCCGGTTGAGTAAATTGACCGCATAAGGAACAAAATCGGATAGAACCGTTTGAATCGGCCGATTTTGGGTTAAAACCGGTAAACCAGAGGTTTTGTGAAACTCGGCTGCTTTggaacttttttgtttttccttaccgaaaaacgacgtcattttgtttaaaaaataaaaaataaaaaataagaaaaagccCTAACCCTAAACGGCTACCCCAAATCCCAATACCCTTTCCCTGACCCCTGGACCTAGGCTGGAGCTCTCAAAGCCTTTCTTCCTTACCTCATCACACCAACAATTTCGAGTCTCTTCTTCCCCTCATCACACCAACACTCTCTTCCTCGCAGTCCCTCTCAGTTTCGAAGACTCTCTTCCTATGCTTCGTCTCCGTCGCGTCTCCTCCGTCGCTGCTGCGGTGCTGCCTCTCCATCGCTAGAATCTGCCTCATCCAAGTTGGTCTCCAAACTGTGAAATCTGTTCTCTATTTTTTTGCATTATTTAGTtggattttaatttgattacGGGAGTGAATAGCTGATAGGTTAATGGCAGATTGTtgattatgtatatattgttgAGTTATAAGTTGTTATATTGTTGAACTAGTTAATGGCAGATTGTTGTTTTTTTTCTGATTTGTAGTGGTTATGGTTGTTTTTGTTGATGTAACATTGCTGTGAATTTATATGGCTGGATATGGAAATATTGAATAGCTGAATAGATTTTCTAGTtgtgttgaatttgttgattcttgattatgaatttgttgattcttgattaTGAAATTACtgaatttgttaaaatttttattgtgcATCTGTTTAGTGTAGTGATTGCTGGATTGCtggattttttattaatttttgattaTGCCATTATGCCTGTTTGCTTTAGAAGAAGGATTGCTGGATTTTCTAGCACTTTTTATCGAAATTATTTGCTATTGAACTATTATGCCATTGTGCATCTGTTTAGTGTAGTGACTCTGTGTCTTTTTGTCAAATTATTTGCTGTTGAACTACTATGGTGTTGCTTTTAAATGTGTGTTGAATTGAATTGTTATTTTCAAGTTGAATGCAACCATTTTACTTGGGAGTTAAGTGCTTGTTATCCATTCATCAATTTCTCATGGCTATTTGTCTTAGTTAGGTACCAATGTTACTCATAGTTTAAATCATTGGGCAAATTGAGGCTTGAAAACATGTCGGCAAAACTGTTTTTATGTCCAAAACAAATTTTAGTGAATGCATATATGGTTGTTTTTGTCTTCCCTAATAGGAACCTTTTGAATTGAACTGTTGGAAATAGGTTATGCTTCCAACATTGAACAATTGATgtgaatttgtattttgtaataGCTATTGTTTTATACCTTTGCTATTATAGTTTTTATTTACGTAAAACCGGTTTTACCGGTTCAACCAGTAATTtatcggttgaaccaataaactAGTAAACCAATAACCTGACCGATTTGATCACCGGTTCGGTTCTTACAACTATGGGACAGCccatttatctttttattttattttttgaaaaatattttgataaaaaatatcatttttaagtcaaaaaaattttaaaaataacctTTTTTTAGTTAATGGATCAGATTTTTAAGTCGAATGGAAAAAAATATCGACCAAAAgtgctaattttttaaaaaaaatatttataaaaaataaacaaaccatCTATTCAACCTGCAGACTAACCGTTTAATCCGTCATTTTTTCGGATTAATCACCCATTAGCCTAAAATTTAAATGGATTTAAAATTAGGGACAAAGTCCACCTATTTAAATGGATAAGTGGCTGGCCTATAGGTTTGGCCATGTTGACGGGGTTActaaaaccctcgaaaaccaagCCCCTACCCTACCGTCACCGGCGTTATCAGTATCTCGCCGCCGTCATCTTGATCGCGGAGCTCGTTCCTGTCCCTACTCCCTAATGGGGTACATTCAATCTGGCAGAAATGCGCTCTCACTGATCCTCAGACGCAGGTGCGCCACCAATCTCCTCAGAAACCCAGCGAAACCGCCCTTCACTCCCTCACCCTCAATCTTCAGTCTCGCAAAGCGTCGATATTCTGCTGAATCGTCCACGTCACCATCGTCCAGAATAGTGCATGACCTCCTCGCCGAAGTGGAGAACGAGAGGCTCCGGGAGAGAGATCAGCGAATTAGGGCCGGATTGGACACCGCCGACATCGACGCCGAATGCGAAGAGGACTACATGGGCGTGGCTCCCCTCGTTGAGAGGCTCGAGAAGGCGAAACCCAAGGATAAGGAATCCAATCTCAACCTCTACGAGGAGCTTTCTGATTCCGACACCGACGAAGACGATGAGAGATTCACCCCGGAGGCACTCCAGAACCGCTTCAATGACTTCGAGAAGAAGTTCAACAGGCACAAAGACTTGCTTAATAGTTTCGTCGAGGCCGAGACACTTGACGAAGCTTTTAGACTAATGAGTAGGATTGATAAGTTTGAGGATAAGCATTTTAAGTTGCGTCCTGAGTACAGGGTAATTGGGGAGCTCATGAATCGTCTAAAAGTGGAGACTGATCAGAAGCAGAAATTTGTTCTGCAGAACAAGCTGAACAGGGCAATGAGGTTGGTGCAGTGGAAGGAGGCTTATGATCCCGAAAACCCTGCGAATTACGGAGTTATTCAGCACGAGCAGGTTGGGCCTAATGTGGATGCGTTGCAGAATGCGGGGTTCGAGAAGGGGAATCGAATTACGCAGGGAGAGAATGCTGATGCAGGAGCCGATGAGGATGCTAAagatgttgatgttgatgatgaggaggaggagtttGATGACATGAAAGAGAAATACAACATACTGCTGGCGAAGCTCGATGCCATTGATAGGAATAGGAAACTCGAGGAGAAACTTGCTGAACTTGAGTACACGTTCGGGAGGAAGGGTAAGCTTTTGGAGGAAGAGATTAGGGATCTCGCCGAGGAGAGGAATGAGTTGACTGAGAAGAGGAGAAAACCACTTTACAGGAAggtattcttttgataatttggtATTATTActcctacaaaacaaaattcacttTATAGCCTGTGGATATGGCCTTTTAATTGATACCCATTGGCTTCactttatcaattattttactCACAATTCTTGATTAATGATTGCACCATTCAGAAAGTAATTTTCTTAGGTATGATAATTAAAAGCCATAAGTGCTGCTGGTTAATCTGCTCTGTGTCTTGTGTCTCTATGTGTATGTGTGTTTTCAATTTAAAGGATTTTGTTACAGTTAACTGTTcgctttattttttctattaattttatgcACTGAAAATGCAAGTAGTAAGTTTTCTTGCTAGAGTACCtatggatattttttttgaatctaGTATATCCTAAAAGAAAAGTTTCCTACAGAACATTATGGTGTGTGTGGTTCAAGTATTATTTTGTTGGTCAGATTCCATTCTCATGGGAATCAAATAGAATTTGGATCCcctaaatttgaaatttgtactttagagggtaaagtgtgatcttctacCCTTGAATggtttctctctcatatttattcttggttccacctataaaataaatggtgagagatcacattttattctctaaagtgaaattcaaactttagagaatCCAAATCCAATCAAATATACCCAGGAAAAAGGTTGGAATTGAAATGATGGTATTTTGATTCCTTGGAATCAAAGGTGCTTGGGaataacttttcaaactttGAACCAAACATGAGAATATGATATTCCTATcttaaaattcctaaaaattatttataattcccCCAACCACACACCCCCTAAGGATTTAGCTTCTTCTGTTATTTTGGACCATACTATTGTTTACCTTATTTTATGCTCCATCATTAAGCAAAGTGCACAAATTTTATCACTGCCTCTCATTTATATTCTTCTCATAGGAAGAAAAGTTTTGCTCCATATATTGTCTCAGAAGTTTTGTGAGGCATTTCGCTGTTAAATTCGTTGTCTGAAcaagtgtgtgtatatatataagttaaTTGACCTTTGGTATGTTTATTTGATTGGAGAGTAAACTGAAATTTCAGACAAGTCCAATTGAATAAGTTCTTTTCAGTTTGATCAAGCGGCatcatttataatttaaaaaaaatgaagggAGAAAAAAACCCTGAATCTTGAATCTATAAAAAACACACTTCCAAATGAACATCCTTAACTGGTTTCAGTAATTTTGTGTTCTCAAAAGTTTATGAGTAGCTTCTGCTGTTAATTTGGACCATACCATTGTTTACCTTATTTTATGCTCAATCTTTTAACACAATGCAAAAATTATATCACTGCCTCTCATGTATATTCTTGTCATAGGAAGAAAAGTTTTTCTCTATATATTGTCTCAGAAGTTTTTGTGAGGCACTTTACTGTTAAATTCTTTGTCTGAACAAGTGTATATATAAGCTAGTTGACCTTTGGTATGTTTGTTTGAATTTAGAATCATATCCTTCTGCAGTGAATTTGATTGGAGAGTAAACGGAAATTTCAGACAAGTCCAATTGAATAAGATCTTTTTGTTTGATAAGTGACATcatttgtaatttaaaaaaaaaagtagggaGAAAAAAAATCCTGAAATTGAATCCATGAAAAACACACTTCCAAATGAAAATCATTAACAAGTGAACTGGCTTTATATTTTAGAGTAATTTTGTGATCTCAAAAGTTTATCTTAGTAGGTGGGGCACATTTTGTATGACTACAAGATCGATATCTTTGGTTAACCCTCTAATTTGGATTTTAGCTTTGGTGATTCTTGACATTTTAATTATTGGCGCTAATATGCAGATATCATATAGATTGTTGGCATATGCTTTCGTGATATAATggcattttatatatttttctgtttCCTCGAGGATTCAGTTCCATTGTTATCCCTTGCCTGAATTTCCAATGCAGAGATACTCATGGGTATACTATTtttttgaagaatgatttttttGTGCTAAGTGCCAAAATGACCCCTTATTTAGATATCCTGTATTTCTTGCTTCACATCCATCCTTCTATATATAAATACCTATGTTgattttctttatgaaaattgttatatatatacaatgCATGTTAATATCTTGATGTTATTTTAAGATATTGCATTTCTTTTGTAGTTCATAGAGAGATTTCTTATTGATCTTTACATTGTGCACTTTCATTGTGTTGTTTGCTAATTTGAGTTTgtaaatttagttattttttccGCTGTCATATTTGTGCTTTTAATAGATCTAACTTTAGATTTTGTCCTTTTTGGGATGTTATATATGTTACCAGGGTTTTGATGTGAAATTGATAGATGTGAATAGAACGTGTAAAGTCACTAAGGTACTCCGCAGATTTTTACTTCCTTCCATGGTTTCCACTTTTTTCTATGTGCTTAGTTTGTTTTCCATTTCATGGTGTAGGGAGGACAAGTTATTAACTACACTGCTATGTTAGCTTGTGGCAACTACAATGGTGTTGTCGGTTTTGCCAAAGCCAAAGGCCCTGCAGTTCCAGTTGCCCTTCAGAAGGTATTGACTCTATTATTTTGCCTTTCAAGTTCTGTTTAAGGTTTCTTTGGCAGTTAATCTGTTCGTCAGATGGTGAGAGTTGGGATTGGTGGCCTCTGTCGCTTTAGGATTTCAAATAACGTTGATCTTTTCATTAGCGGATTAGAACTCAATATGTGTTTATAAACCTTTAATAAGAGTACctatttttttctaagttaaaataGACCTTGAGTGATTTATGTTTAATAAGTTATTGTTTTGATAGAGTATTGAAATAATCATTGATTTTTCCACAATCAGGCATATGAGAAATGCTTTCAGAATTTGCATTCTGTGGAGCGACACGAGGAACATACAATTGCACATTCTGTACAAACATCATATAAAAAGACAAAGGTATGTAATCCATTTCCTTCCTTCTAGTAGTACTTCCCAAATTTATCTTTCTGATTAATTTTAGCTTCTATAATGAAATTGTAAAGGGGCTTTGTTTTGTAGATGGAATTGCAAATGTTTGCTTATCCTTGTTAATAGTTGAGATTACTCCATGTGTTTATGCTTTAGGTGTACCTTTGGCCTGCTTCCACCacaactggcatgaaagctggtaGAATAGTTCAAACCATTCTGCATTTAGCTGGTTTTAAGAATGTCAAGTCAAAGGTAACTGACATTTGAATACAATCGATAAAAGCGTATTCCTGTAAATATAGTCCATGCTCTAATTTTAGTTGTACTTGATAGGTCATCGGTTCCAGAAATCCGCATAATACAGTT from Arachis duranensis cultivar V14167 chromosome 4, aradu.V14167.gnm2.J7QH, whole genome shotgun sequence encodes:
- the LOC107484460 gene encoding uncharacterized protein LOC107484460 is translated as MGYIQSGRNALSLILRRRCATNLLRNPAKPPFTPSPSIFSLAKRRYSAESSTSPSSRIVHDLLAEVENERLRERDQRIRAGLDTADIDAECEEDYMGVAPLVERLEKAKPKDKESNLNLYEELSDSDTDEDDERFTPEALQNRFNDFEKKFNRHKDLLNSFVEAETLDEAFRLMSRIDKFEDKHFKLRPEYRVIGELMNRLKVETDQKQKFVLQNKLNRAMRLVQWKEAYDPENPANYGVIQHEQVGPNVDALQNAGFEKGNRITQGENADAGADEDAKDVDVDDEEEEFDDMKEKYNILLAKLDAIDRNRKLEEKLAELEYTFGRKGKLLEEEIRDLAEERNELTEKRRKPLYRKGFDVKLIDVNRTCKVTKGGQVINYTAMLACGNYNGVVGFAKAKGPAVPVALQKAYEKCFQNLHSVERHEEHTIAHSVQTSYKKTKVYLWPASTTTGMKAGRIVQTILHLAGFKNVKSKVIGSRNPHNTVKAVFKALNAIETPRDVQEKFGRTVVEKYLL